The following coding sequences are from one Ammospiza nelsoni isolate bAmmNel1 chromosome 5, bAmmNel1.pri, whole genome shotgun sequence window:
- the SEPTIN3 gene encoding neuronal-specific septin-3 isoform X3 yields MSELVPEPRQKPVVPMKPMGINTSLLGYIGIDTIIEQMRKKTMKTGFDFNIMVVGQSGLGKSTLVNTLFKSQVSRKSSGWNREEKIPKTVEIKAIGHVIEEGGVKMKLTVIDTPGFGDQINNENCWEPIEKYINEQYEKFLKEEVNIARKKRIPDTRVHCCLYFISPTGHSLRPLDLEFMKHLSKVVNIIPVIAKADTMTLEEKTEFKQRVRKELEVNGIEFYPQKEFDEDLEDKTENDKIRQESMPFAVVGSDKEYQVNGKRVLGRKTPWGIIEVENLNHCEFALLRDFVIRTHLQDLKEVTHNIHYETYRAKRLNDNGGLPPMTVETEENHESNL; encoded by the exons ATGTCTGAGCTGGTGCCAGAGCCACGACAAAAACCAGTCGTACCAATGAAGCCCATGGGCATCAACACCAGCTTGCTGGGCTACATCGGTATTGACACCATCATTGAGCAGATGCGCAAGAAAACCATGAAGACAGGTTTCGACTTCAACATCATGGTTGTAG GTCAGAGTGGACTGGGAAAGTCAACGCTGGTGAACACCCTCTTCAAATCCCAGGTGAGCCGCAAATCTTCAGGCTGGAACCGGGAGGAGAAGATCCCCAAGACAGTGGAGATCAAAGCCATTGGGCACG TCATTGAAGAAGGTGGTGTCAAAATGAAGCTGACAGTGATTGACACACCAGGATTTGGAGACCAGATCAACAATGAGAACTG CTGGGAGCCTATTGAGAAATACATCAACGAGCAATATGAAAAGTTTTTGAAAGAGGAGGTGAATATTGCAAGAAAGAAACGAATTCCAGACACGCGCGTGCACTGCTGCCTCTACTTCATCTCCCCTACAGGGCACTC CTTGCGGCCTTTGGACCTGGAGTTCATGAAACATCTCAGCAAGGTAGTGAACATCATCCCAGTTATTGCTAAGGCTGACACAATGACCTTGGAGGAGAAGACTGAATTCAAACAAAGA GTGCGCAAGGAACTAGAAGTAAATGGGATCGAGTTTTATCCCCAGAAAGAATTTGATGAGGACTTGGAGGATAAAACAGAGAACGACAAAATCAGG CAGGAAAGCATGCCCTTTGCAGTAGTGGGCAGTGACAAGGAGTATCAAGTGAATGGCAAAAGAGTCCTGGGCAGGAAAACACCTTGGGGAATCATTGAAG tGGAAAACCTCAATCACTGTGAATTTGCCCTACTTCGAGATTTTGTCATCAG GACCCACCTTCAGGACCTAAAAGAAGTGACCCACAACATCCACTATGAGACCTACAGGGCCAAACGGCTGAATGACAACGGAGGGCTGCCCCCCATGACTGTGGAGACAGAGGAAAACCACGAAAGTAACCTGTGA
- the SEPTIN3 gene encoding neuronal-specific septin-3 isoform X1 has protein sequence MFKGPVDSKNEAAMSELVPEPRQKPVVPMKPMGINTSLLGYIGIDTIIEQMRKKTMKTGFDFNIMVVGQSGLGKSTLVNTLFKSQVSRKSSGWNREEKIPKTVEIKAIGHVIEEGGVKMKLTVIDTPGFGDQINNENCWEPIEKYINEQYEKFLKEEVNIARKKRIPDTRVHCCLYFISPTGHSLRPLDLEFMKHLSKVVNIIPVIAKADTMTLEEKTEFKQRVRKELEVNGIEFYPQKEFDEDLEDKTENDKIRQESMPFAVVGSDKEYQVNGKRVLGRKTPWGIIEVENLNHCEFALLRDFVIRTHLQDLKEVTHNIHYETYRAKRLNDNGGLPPMTVETEENHESNL, from the exons ATGTTCAAAG GACCAGTGGACAGCAAAAACGAAGCAGCCATGTCTGAGCTGGTGCCAGAGCCACGACAAAAACCAGTCGTACCAATGAAGCCCATGGGCATCAACACCAGCTTGCTGGGCTACATCGGTATTGACACCATCATTGAGCAGATGCGCAAGAAAACCATGAAGACAGGTTTCGACTTCAACATCATGGTTGTAG GTCAGAGTGGACTGGGAAAGTCAACGCTGGTGAACACCCTCTTCAAATCCCAGGTGAGCCGCAAATCTTCAGGCTGGAACCGGGAGGAGAAGATCCCCAAGACAGTGGAGATCAAAGCCATTGGGCACG TCATTGAAGAAGGTGGTGTCAAAATGAAGCTGACAGTGATTGACACACCAGGATTTGGAGACCAGATCAACAATGAGAACTG CTGGGAGCCTATTGAGAAATACATCAACGAGCAATATGAAAAGTTTTTGAAAGAGGAGGTGAATATTGCAAGAAAGAAACGAATTCCAGACACGCGCGTGCACTGCTGCCTCTACTTCATCTCCCCTACAGGGCACTC CTTGCGGCCTTTGGACCTGGAGTTCATGAAACATCTCAGCAAGGTAGTGAACATCATCCCAGTTATTGCTAAGGCTGACACAATGACCTTGGAGGAGAAGACTGAATTCAAACAAAGA GTGCGCAAGGAACTAGAAGTAAATGGGATCGAGTTTTATCCCCAGAAAGAATTTGATGAGGACTTGGAGGATAAAACAGAGAACGACAAAATCAGG CAGGAAAGCATGCCCTTTGCAGTAGTGGGCAGTGACAAGGAGTATCAAGTGAATGGCAAAAGAGTCCTGGGCAGGAAAACACCTTGGGGAATCATTGAAG tGGAAAACCTCAATCACTGTGAATTTGCCCTACTTCGAGATTTTGTCATCAG GACCCACCTTCAGGACCTAAAAGAAGTGACCCACAACATCCACTATGAGACCTACAGGGCCAAACGGCTGAATGACAACGGAGGGCTGCCCCCCATGACTGTGGAGACAGAGGAAAACCACGAAAGTAACCTGTGA
- the SMIM45 gene encoding small integral membrane protein 45, with protein sequence MPHFLDWFVPVYLMISILILVGFGACIYYFEPGLQEAHKWRTQRPIMERDLRKTLMIRDNLAFGVPEV encoded by the coding sequence ATGCCCCACTTCTTGGATTGGTTTGTGCCCGTGTATCTGATGATCTCCATTCTCATCCTGGTGGGCTTTGGAGCTTGCATTTACTACTTTGAACCAGGACTCCAGGAAGCCCATAAGTGGCGAACACAGAGGCCAATCATGGAGCGAGACCTTCGGAAGACGCTGATGATTCGGGACAACCTGGCCTTTGGGGTGCCTGAGGTCTGA
- the WBP2NL gene encoding postacrosomal sheath WW domain-binding protein isoform X2, with amino-acid sequence MKLLEQVQRRPRSCVLKQCKDVELSFSDVTGKPEIFKGTKKGMLYLTPYRMIFVTKGKDPMLSFMMPFYLVKGCSIEQPVFSANYIKGQIQAEAGGGWEGQGTFKLTFNSGGAVEFGQLMMKAASSASSGVPLQSPGYGYAPVPAGYAPVPGGFAAPPPPNGAYPYAPPPGSAYGPAPQPMGYPYAQTPGIYPPLPNMNPMYMPPPPPYSGAPPAESSGPSAPPAWVSPGMPGGSKAMEAASSAYYNPANPHNVYMPMDQPPPYAPPEDKKNN; translated from the exons ATGAAACTGTTGGAGCAAGTTCAGAGAAGGCCACGAAGTTG TGTCCTCAAACAGTGCAAAGATGTGGAGCTCTCCTTCAGTGATGTGACAGGCAAGCCTGAAATCTTCAAAGGCACCAAAAAAGGAATGCTGTATCTCACCCCCTACAGG ATGATCTTTGTGACCAAGGGCAAGGATCCCATGCTGTCCTTCATGATGCCGTTCTATTTGGTGAAAGGATGCTCCATCGAGCAGCCCGTTTTCTCTGCCAATTACATCAAGGGGCAGATCCAGGCCGAGGCCGGAG gtggctgggaagggcaggggacATTTAAACTGACTTTCAACAGTGGAGGAGCCGTGGAGTTTGGACAGCTGATGATGAAAGCTGCTTCTAGTG CTTCCAGTGGGgttcctctgcagagccctggctaTGGATACGCCCCTGTTCCCGCAGGATACGCCCCTGTTCCCGGGGGCTTCGCGGCCCCTCCGCCCCCGAACGGAGCCTACCCCTATGCGCCGCCTCCAGGGAGCGCCTACGGACCGGCTCCGCAGCCCATGGGCTACCCCTATGCCCAGACCCCAG GTATTTACCCACCACTTCCAAACATGAACCCCATGTACATGCCACCTCCACCACCCTACTCTGGGGCACCTCCTGCAGAATCCTCAGGCccctcagctcccccagcctgggtgAGCCCAGGAATGCCAG gAGGCAGTAAGGCCATGGAAGCTGCTTCCAGTGCATATTACAACCCTGCCAACCCACACAACGTGTACATGCCCATG GATCAGCCACCTCCTTATGCACCTCCTGAGGATAAGAAGAACAACTAG
- the SEPTIN3 gene encoding neuronal-specific septin-3 isoform X2: MFKGPVDSKNEAAMSELVPEPRQKPVVPMKPMGINTSLLGYIGIDTIIEQMRKKTMKTGFDFNIMVVGQSGLGKSTLVNTLFKSQVSRKSSGWNREEKIPKTVEIKAIGHVIEEGGVKMKLTVIDTPGFGDQINNENCWEPIEKYINEQYEKFLKEEVNIARKKRIPDTRVHCCLYFISPTGHSLRPLDLEFMKHLSKVVNIIPVIAKADTMTLEEKTEFKQRVRKELEVNGIEFYPQKEFDEDLEDKTENDKIRESMPFAVVGSDKEYQVNGKRVLGRKTPWGIIEVENLNHCEFALLRDFVIRTHLQDLKEVTHNIHYETYRAKRLNDNGGLPPMTVETEENHESNL, encoded by the exons ATGTTCAAAG GACCAGTGGACAGCAAAAACGAAGCAGCCATGTCTGAGCTGGTGCCAGAGCCACGACAAAAACCAGTCGTACCAATGAAGCCCATGGGCATCAACACCAGCTTGCTGGGCTACATCGGTATTGACACCATCATTGAGCAGATGCGCAAGAAAACCATGAAGACAGGTTTCGACTTCAACATCATGGTTGTAG GTCAGAGTGGACTGGGAAAGTCAACGCTGGTGAACACCCTCTTCAAATCCCAGGTGAGCCGCAAATCTTCAGGCTGGAACCGGGAGGAGAAGATCCCCAAGACAGTGGAGATCAAAGCCATTGGGCACG TCATTGAAGAAGGTGGTGTCAAAATGAAGCTGACAGTGATTGACACACCAGGATTTGGAGACCAGATCAACAATGAGAACTG CTGGGAGCCTATTGAGAAATACATCAACGAGCAATATGAAAAGTTTTTGAAAGAGGAGGTGAATATTGCAAGAAAGAAACGAATTCCAGACACGCGCGTGCACTGCTGCCTCTACTTCATCTCCCCTACAGGGCACTC CTTGCGGCCTTTGGACCTGGAGTTCATGAAACATCTCAGCAAGGTAGTGAACATCATCCCAGTTATTGCTAAGGCTGACACAATGACCTTGGAGGAGAAGACTGAATTCAAACAAAGA GTGCGCAAGGAACTAGAAGTAAATGGGATCGAGTTTTATCCCCAGAAAGAATTTGATGAGGACTTGGAGGATAAAACAGAGAACGACAAAATCAGG GAAAGCATGCCCTTTGCAGTAGTGGGCAGTGACAAGGAGTATCAAGTGAATGGCAAAAGAGTCCTGGGCAGGAAAACACCTTGGGGAATCATTGAAG tGGAAAACCTCAATCACTGTGAATTTGCCCTACTTCGAGATTTTGTCATCAG GACCCACCTTCAGGACCTAAAAGAAGTGACCCACAACATCCACTATGAGACCTACAGGGCCAAACGGCTGAATGACAACGGAGGGCTGCCCCCCATGACTGTGGAGACAGAGGAAAACCACGAAAGTAACCTGTGA
- the WBP2NL gene encoding postacrosomal sheath WW domain-binding protein isoform X1, whose protein sequence is MALNRNHSQEGGVVIPNAESVLKQCKDVELSFSDVTGKPEIFKGTKKGMLYLTPYRMIFVTKGKDPMLSFMMPFYLVKGCSIEQPVFSANYIKGQIQAEAGGGWEGQGTFKLTFNSGGAVEFGQLMMKAASSASSGVPLQSPGYGYAPVPAGYAPVPGGFAAPPPPNGAYPYAPPPGSAYGPAPQPMGYPYAQTPGIYPPLPNMNPMYMPPPPPYSGAPPAESSGPSAPPAWVSPGMPGGSKAMEAASSAYYNPANPHNVYMPMDQPPPYAPPEDKKNN, encoded by the exons ATGGCGCTGAACAGGAACCACTCGCAGGAGGGCGGTGTCGTCATCCCCAATGCCGAGAG TGTCCTCAAACAGTGCAAAGATGTGGAGCTCTCCTTCAGTGATGTGACAGGCAAGCCTGAAATCTTCAAAGGCACCAAAAAAGGAATGCTGTATCTCACCCCCTACAGG ATGATCTTTGTGACCAAGGGCAAGGATCCCATGCTGTCCTTCATGATGCCGTTCTATTTGGTGAAAGGATGCTCCATCGAGCAGCCCGTTTTCTCTGCCAATTACATCAAGGGGCAGATCCAGGCCGAGGCCGGAG gtggctgggaagggcaggggacATTTAAACTGACTTTCAACAGTGGAGGAGCCGTGGAGTTTGGACAGCTGATGATGAAAGCTGCTTCTAGTG CTTCCAGTGGGgttcctctgcagagccctggctaTGGATACGCCCCTGTTCCCGCAGGATACGCCCCTGTTCCCGGGGGCTTCGCGGCCCCTCCGCCCCCGAACGGAGCCTACCCCTATGCGCCGCCTCCAGGGAGCGCCTACGGACCGGCTCCGCAGCCCATGGGCTACCCCTATGCCCAGACCCCAG GTATTTACCCACCACTTCCAAACATGAACCCCATGTACATGCCACCTCCACCACCCTACTCTGGGGCACCTCCTGCAGAATCCTCAGGCccctcagctcccccagcctgggtgAGCCCAGGAATGCCAG gAGGCAGTAAGGCCATGGAAGCTGCTTCCAGTGCATATTACAACCCTGCCAACCCACACAACGTGTACATGCCCATG GATCAGCCACCTCCTTATGCACCTCCTGAGGATAAGAAGAACAACTAG